The Columba livia isolate bColLiv1 breed racing homer chromosome 13, bColLiv1.pat.W.v2, whole genome shotgun sequence genome has a segment encoding these proteins:
- the DNAAF1 gene encoding dynein axonemal assembly factor 1 isoform X5, protein MESQVGDSEKGLGGEVLVQEGSEESVNDIRKENEGNSVHADVKIQGKVISCTSRAQPNEQKSDGDCKSVTSSLSQRTEEKRAGVRMTKKILRDICKQQKLYLTPYLNDTLYLHYKGFDRLENLEEYTGLKCLWLECNALTKIENLEAQTELRCLYLQTNLIKKIENLEPLQKLDALNISNNYVKTIENLSCLKVLQTLQIAHNKLETVEDIQHLQECPSISVLDLSHNHISDPNIISILETMPNLRVLNLMGNQVIRKIANYRKTLTVRLKELTYLDDRPVFPKDRACAEAWAVGGLEAEKAEREKWETRERKKIQDSIDALAAIRRNIAEKKRQKYMEERGTSAECGNGTDILEGAPANSDNSDRNASTSETSNVSEEEKTQEKIEKFRNENFDARDEVLTLQPNREDNTDFTSGNIPARIQEDAQESNPYEHSNFDKKTDDLPGEMATTEKALTPQLDEYAETEQIKLDTLEKLYIDELPDLEDIDTNEFPPEEEIFFQKDYHPKIEIISEMTNDSDSALEENNTSMLENSVGEEIPTAIFSSVCKIHKEHEKENLRPLVQSLFTEPATSERYSETKDNQGTPLKPLIQEIITEPKGNLLLSPVCNQLDDPSPCEEDSKITVTCPGNRDDGEAQGLAEGEGCPHEAQDDEDCDSRLD, encoded by the exons ATGGAATCGCAAGTTGGAGACTCAGAGAAAGGCCTTGGAGGGGAAGTTCTTGTGCAAGAGGGGTCAGAGGAATCTGTGAACGACATTcgaaaagaaaatgaaggcaaTTCTGTTCATGCAG ATGTTAAAATTCAAGGCAAAGTCATCAGCTGCACATCCAGAGCACAACCGAATGAACAAAAATCAGATGGTGATTGCAAATCAGTAACCAGCTCACTCAGTcaaaggacagaagaaaagaggGCCGGTGTAAG AATGACAAAAAAGATTCTGCGAGACATCTGTAAACAGCAGAAATTATACTTGACCCCATACCTCAATGATACACTTTACTTGCATTATAAAG GATTTGACCGCCTGGAGAATCTTGAAGAGTATACTGGATTGAAGTGTTTATGGCTGGAATGCAATGCCTTAACAAAAATCGAGAATTTGGAGGCTCAGACAGAACTGCGTTGCCTCTACTTGCAAACCaatttaattaagaaaattgAAAACCTTGAACCTTTACAAAAGCTGGATGCCCTCAATATCAGTAACAACTATGTCAAGACCATTGAGAATCTCT CTTGTCTGAAAGTCCTGCAGACTCTGCAGATTGCTCACAACAAGTTAGAAACAGTGGAGGACATACAGCACTTGCAAGAATGCCCAAGTATTTCTGTTCTTGATCTTTCCCACAACCACATAAGTGATCCAAATATTATAAGTATTCTGGAGACCATGCCTAATTTG CGTGTGCTGAATTTGATGGGAAATCAAGTGATAAGGAAAATCGCTAATTATAGAAAAACACTTACTGTTCGACTAAAAGAACTAACGTATCTGGATGACAGACCCGTTTTCCCGAAGGATAG AGCCTGTGCAGAAGCCTGGGCTGTTGGAGGTCTTGAAGCTGAGaaagcagagagggaaaaatgggaaaccagagagagaaaaaaaatccaagataGCATCGATGCTTTAGCAGCAATCAGGAGAAATAtagcagaaaagaaaagacaaaagtaTATGGAAGAAAGAGGCACAAGTGCAGAATGTGGAAATGGAACAGATATCCTGGAAG GAGCACCTGCAAATTCAGATAATAGTGATCGAAATGCTAGTACATCAGAGACTTCAAATGtatcagaagaggaaaaaactcAAGAGAAGATTGAGAaatttagaaatgaaaattttgATGCTCGTGATGAAGTGTTAACACTTCAGCCAAATAGGGAAGATAACACAGATTTCACATCTGGAAATATTCCAGCTAGAATTCAAGAGGATGCACAAGAATCAAACCCTTATGAACACTCAAACTTTGACAAGAAGACAGACG ATCTACCAGGAGAGATGGCAACTACGGAAAAGGCCCTGACTCCTCAACTGGATGAATATGCTGAAACTGAACAGATCAAACTGGATACACTGGAGAAACTTTATATTGAT GAACTGCCTGATTTGGAAGATATAGACACAAATGAATTTCCCCCAGAAGAGGAAATCTTTTTTCAAAAG GACTATCACCCAAAgattgaaataatttctgaaatgacAAATGACAGTGATTCTGCATTAGAGGAAAACAATACAAGCATGCTTGAGAATTCAGTAGGAGAAGAAATTCCAACAGCAATTTTTTCAAGTGTGTGTAAGATACATAAAGAGCATGAAAAGGAGAACTTAAGACCCCTTGTTCAAAGCCTCTTTACAGAGCCTGCTACTTCAGAAAGATACTCAGAGACCAAAGATAATCAAGGAACCCCCTTGAAACCCTTGATACAAGAGATTATCACTGAGCCCAAGGGTAATTTGCTATTGTCACCAGTCTGCAATCAACTAGATGACCCAAGCCCATGTGAAGAGGATAGTAAGATTACAGTTACTTGCCCTG GCAACAGGGATGATGGAGAAGCACAGGGCCTGGCTGAGGGTGAAGGATGTCCCCATGAAGCACAGGATGATGAGGACTGTGACAGCAGATTAGATTAA